From Ictidomys tridecemlineatus isolate mIctTri1 chromosome 2, mIctTri1.hap1, whole genome shotgun sequence, the proteins below share one genomic window:
- the Asns gene encoding asparagine synthetase [glutamine-hydrolyzing]: protein MCGIWALFGSDDCLSVQCLSAMKIAHRGPDAFRFENVNGYTNCCFGFHRLAVVDPLFGMQPIRLKKYPYLWLCYNGEIYNHKALQQHFEFEYQTKVDGEIILHLYDKGGIEQTICLLDGVFAFILLDTANKKVFLGRDTYGVRPLFKAMTEDGFLAVCSEAKGLVTLKHSTAPFLKVEPFLPGHYEVLDLKPNGKVASVEMVKYHHCRDEPLHVLYDSVEKLFPGFEIETVKTNLRILFDNAVKKRLMTDRRIGCLLSGGLDSSLVAATLLKQLKEAQVQYALQTFAIGMEDSPDLLAARKVANHIGSEHHEVLFNSEEGIQALDEVIFSLETYDITTVRASVGMYLISKYIRKNTDSVVIFSGEGSDELTQGYIYFHKAPSPEKAEEESERLLKELYLFDVLRADRTTAAHGLELRVPFLDHRFSSYYLSLPPEMRIPKNGIEKHLLREAFEDSNLIPKEILWRPKEAFSDGITSVKNSWFQILQEYVEHQVDDAMMAAAAQKFPFNTPQTKEGYYYRQIFEQHYPGRADWLTHYWMPKWINATDPSARTLSHYKSAAKA from the exons ATGTGTGGCATTTGGGCCCTCTTTGGCAGTGATGACTGCCTTTCCGTTCAGTGTCTGAGTGCTATGAAGATTGCGCACAGGGGTCCAGATGCATTTCGTTTTGAGAACGTCAATGGATATACCAACTGCTGCTTTGGATTTCACCGGTTGGCGGTGGTTGATCCACTGTTTGGAATGCAGCCAATTCGACTGAAGAAATACCCTTATTTGTGGCTCTGTTACAATGGTGAAATCTACAACCACAAGGCG TTGCAACAGCATTTTGAATTCGAATACCAGACAAAAGTGGATGGTGAGATAATTCTTCATCTGTATGACAAAGGAGGAATTGAGCAAACTATTTGTCTGTTGGATGGggtgtttgcttttattttactgGACACTGCCAATAAGAAAGTGTTCCTGGGCAGAGATACCTATGGAGTCAGACCTTTGTTTAAAGCCATGACAGAAGATGGATTTCTGGCTGTGTGTTCAGAAGCTAAAG GTCTTGTTACATTGAAACACTCCACAGCTCCTTTTTTAAAAGTGGAGCCTTTTCTTCCGGGACATTATGAAGTTTTGGATTTAAAACCAAATGGCAAAGTCGCATCTGTGGAAATGGTTAAATATCATCACTGCAGGGATGAGCCTCTGCATGTCCTCTATGACAGTGTGGAGAAACTCTTCCCAG GTTTTGAGATAGAAACCGTGAAGACCAACCTCCGCATCCTTTTTGACAATGCTGTTAAGAAGCGTTTGATGACAGACAGACGTATTGGTTGCCTTTTATCAG GAGGCTTGGACTCCAGCTTGGTTGCTGCCACTCTGCTGAAGCAACTAAAAGAGGCCCAAGTACAGTATGCTCTCCAGACATTTGCAATTGGCATGGAGGACAGCCCCGATTTACTGGCTGCTAGAAAG GTGGCAAATCATATTGGAAGTGAACATCATGAAGTCCTTTTTAACTCTGAGGAGGGTATTCAGGCCCTGGATGAAGTTATATTTTCCTTGGAAACTTATGACATTACAACAGTTCGAGCATCAGTAG gCATGTATTTAATTTCCAAGTATATTCGGAAGAACACAGACAGCGTGGTGATCTTTTCTGGAGAGGGATCTGATGAACTTACGCAGGGTTACATTTATTTCCACAAG GCACCTTCTCCTGAAAAGGCTGAGGAAGAGAGTGAGAGGCTTCTGAAGGAACTCTATTTGTTTGATGTTCTCCGTGCAGACAGGACTACTGCTGCCCACGG CCTTGAACTGAGAGTTCCATTTCTGGATCATCGCTTTTCTTCCTATTACTTGTCTCTGCCACCAGAAATGAGAATTCCAAAA AATGGGATAGAGAAACATCTCCTGAGAGAGGCATTTGAAGATTCCAACTTGATTCCTAAGGAGATTCTCTGGCGACCCAAAGAGGCCTTCAGTGATGGGATAACCTCAGTTAAGAATTCCTGGTTTCAGATTTTACAGGAATATGTCGAACATCAG GTTGACGATGCGATGATGGCAGCTGCAGCCCAAAAATTCCCCTTCAATACTCCTCAAACTAAAGAAGGCTATTATTACCGTCAAATCTTTGAACAACACTATCCAGGCCGGGCTGACTGGCTGACCCATTACTGGATGCCCAAGTGGATCAATGCCACTGACCCTTCCGCTCGCACTCTGAGCCATTACAAGTCAGCTGCCAAAGCGTAG